The Megalops cyprinoides isolate fMegCyp1 chromosome 22, fMegCyp1.pri, whole genome shotgun sequence genome contains a region encoding:
- the sh3d19 gene encoding SH3 domain-containing protein 19 codes for MAEARLEEEEESRELREPAVLRTRRQSNPATDRSERNKPEQRTSSQGPLSSLRAAIKRTSARSSSQSDHRDRRRPEITIVSAEPLASNAWFQGTSGGFPPSLTPAQPIWGGSIPASAQPPPSYDQVIKEKTQEQVVLPTAPPRRSTPTNTTTTIATQTDFLVNADTANPECTAPPETTEKARSVVKRALKPPRPAVPAKPKPEPSATAAAAPDVPLLSPGETPALTPETDIDVKHQAPEAKICHPDPSCVALSTTSSPVPATEPCDPCPVPVGVSSDSTEPDSVSFPKKRPIPRPRSKQNVQSVSRDVKVQTLVRIKEEGDCTQPAPTSGEVLFGKYLQEILDVFSVDDQSHQSDPGDCSDPNDPCDPCDPSDPCDPSDQSDKSDQGEEDDSMSASFNQRNIKAKIQAFEQQASVDGGDGEPAKKPEPRPRAQQPKPPPVAAKPSLVRQPSCAWEENPETAENGHKAVTSPPTPAPRPQLPRSSSEAESREPRVIPPEKVPILPPPRPSIASRAKTFAAQEEESTISKPLPSLPAKPIADLANLINQNPPSASTVTSMENGSVDRPVNKPPIKPQRTVNAATNRPPVTRKPTMIRVPSKVDKMFEESPDTPPPLPAQKPIGGVALPVARKPSLVSRPTYPPPEQPPINAEGFGASMPEPLLPPRPVGGKVLPPRPPPVKGAPGRPPAPRDNSSHTRPAVALPKRSQSHQGTRKGPVLPPRPNPGHPLYNNYTLGIPHGIAEFDYNGMNTAELSFQKNEVLVLLEQIDNNTFECQVGDAKGRVNKSYLKVITPLSSAPSRSPTLPPRPSQARKGSSGLQVQALHDFTPEGPDELALRAGDLVCMVERVDNEWYSGSCRGCTGIFPVSYVRVLSSIPAPPSAKKAPPPAAAVSGPRCVARFDFEGEHSDELSFSEGDVIKLKEYIGEEWARGQINGYIGIFPLNFVDIVEDLPPPPPAQQAVPTKTALPGMVSTHQNRMAAGPSQSDPAEEEWCRALYDFTAQTDEDLSFQQGALILIMDRVDSEWSRGRLEDREGYFPAAFVEPCAGNGRGTPSSERVQEGGDGRARVLYDFISDCEEELSMKVGDIITNLESIDDDWFLGKLKGKRGLVPKNYVQVLQEP; via the exons ATGGCTGAAGCCAGGCTCGAAGAAGAAGAGGAGTCGCGTGAACTGAGGGAACCCGCAGTTCTACGGACTCGAAGACAGTCAAACCCAGCAACAg atCGCTCAGAGAGGAATAAGCCTGAACAGCGCACCTCCAG TCAAGGACCTCTATCCTCTTTACGAGCAGCCATCAAGAGAA CATCAGCGAGAAGCAGCTCTCAGAGTGATCACAGAGATCGAAG GCGTCCGGAGATAACTATTGTGTCAGCGGAGCCCTTAGCGTCGAATGCCTGGTTCCAAGGGACCTCTGGGGGCTTTCCGCCATCCCTGACGCCTGCTCAGCCAATCTGGGGCGGGAGCATACCAGCATCTGCCCAG CCCCCACCATCCTATGACCAAGTGATCAAGGAGAAAACCCAGGAGCAGGTCGTCTTGCCCACTGCCCCCCCACGACGCTCCACCCCCACCaataccaccaccaccatcgcAACGCAGACCGACTTCCTGGTTAACGCTGACACTGCcaacccagaatgcactgcaccTCCAGAGACCACTGAGAAGGCCAGATCTGTAG TGAAAAGAGCCCTGAAGCCACCAAGGCCAGCTGTACCTGCTAAACCCAAACCAGAGCCaagtgccactgctgctgctgctccagacGTGCCACTGCTTAGTCCAGGAGAGACCCCGGCTCTCACCCCAGAAACTGACATTGATGTCAAGCACCAGGCACCTGAAGCAAAGATTTGCCATCCTGATCCCAGCTGTGTGGCTCTGAGCACCACCTCTTCCCCTGTACCTGCAACAGAGCCCTGTGACCCCTGTCCTGTCCCTGTAGGCGTTTCGTCTGACTCCACTGAGCCTGATTCAGTCTCCTTCCCAAAAAAACGGCCGATACCACGGCCTCGCTCCAAGCAGAACGTGCAGTCGGTAAGCAGGGACGTGAAGGTTCAGACTCTAGTCCGGATTAAAGAGGAAGGGGATTGCACCCAGCCGGCCCCGACAAGCGGGGAGGTTCTTTTCGGTAAGTACCTGCAGGAGATCTTGGACGTATTTAGTGTGGATGATCAGAGTCACCAAAGTGACCCGGGAGATTGCAGCGACCCCAACGACCCTTGTGACCCCTGCGATCCCAGTGACCCCTGCGATCCCAGCGACCAATCGGACAAGAGCGACCAAGGTGAGGAAGACGACAGCATGAGCGCTTCATTCAATCAGAGGAACATCAAGGCGAAAATCCAGGCCTTTGAGCAGCAGGCCAGCGTAGATGGCGGTGACGGGGAGCCGGCGAAGAAGCCGGAGCCACGGCCTCGCGCCCAGCAGCCGAAGCCCCCGCCGGTGGCCGCCAAACCCAGCTTAGTCCGCCAGCCCTCTTGCGCCTGGGAGGAGAACCCCGAGACCGCAGAAAACGGCCATAAAGCTGTTACCTCTCCTCCCACCCCCGCGCCGAGGCCCCAGCTCCCCAGATCGTCCtctgaggcagagagcagagagcccCGCGTGATTCCGCCCGAGAAGGTCCCCATCCTCCCCCCGCCGCGGCCCTCCATTGCCTCCAGAGCCAAGACCTTTGCGGCTCAGGAGGAGGAGTCTACCATCAGTAAGCCTCTGCCTTCACTACCAGCAAAACCTATTGCGGACCTGGCCAACCTCATTAACCAAAACCCTCCCTCTGCGTCCACTGTGACCAGCATGGAGAACGGCAGCGTGGACAGACCTGTCA ACAAGCCCCCGATCAAACCGCAGCGCACAGTAAATGCTGCCACAAATCGTCCACCCGTGACTCGGAAGCCCACAATGATCCGAGTCCCCAGCAAAGTTGATAAAA TGTTTGAAGAGTCCCCGGAcacccctccacctctcccagCTCAGAAGCCTATTGGGGGAGTAGCCCTTCCTGTGGCCAGGAAACCTAGCCTCGTCTCCAGACCCACCTACCCGCCACCTGAACAG CCTCCCATTAACGCTGAGGGATTTGGCGCCTCGATGCCAGAGCCGTTGCTTCCCCCGCG GCCCGTTGGCGGCAAGGTcctcccccctcgcccccctcctGTTAAAGGAGCACCTGGAAGGCCCCCTGCACCCCGAGACAACTCCTCTCACACGAGACCAGCTGTGGCGTTACCCAAGCGATCACAGAGCCACCAGGGGACAAGGAAGGGACCCGTTCTGCCCCCGCGGCCAAACCCTGGACATCCCCTCTACAACAATTACACA CTGGGAATTCCACATGGAATTGCGGAGTTTGACTACAATGGCATGAATACGGCCGAACTCTCCTTCCAG AAAAACGAGGTTCTGGTTCTGCTAGAACAGATCGACAACAACACCTTTGAGTGTCAGGTGGGAGACGCCAAGGGCCGAGTTAACAAATCCTACCTGAAGGTCATCACTCCTCTCTCCAGTGCTCCCAGCCGGTCGCCAACTCTG CCCCCCCGTCCCAGTCAGGCTCGAAAAGGAAGCAGTGGGCTGCAGGTGCAAGCGCTGCATGACTTCACTCCAG AGGGTCCTGATGAGCTGGCCCTGCGGGCAGGAGACTTGGTGTGCATGGTGGAGCGAGTGGACAATGAGTGGTACAGTGGGTCCTGCAGGGGTTGTACCGGCATCTTTCCAGTCAGCTACGTCCGTGTGCTG TCAAGTATTCCAGCTCCGCCCAGCGCCAAGAAAGCACCACCACCAGCTGCGGCAGTCAG CGGCCCACGGTGCGTGGCGCGGTTCGATTTCGAGGGGGAACACAGTGACGAGCTGTCATTCTCCGAGGGCGACGTGATCAAGCTGAAGGAGTACATCGGGGAGGAGTGGGCCCGGGGCCAGATTAACGGCTACATCGGGATCTTCCCCCTCAACTTCGTCGACATCGTGGAGGAcctccccccaccaccgccaGCCCAACAGGCTGTTCCGACAAAGACCGCACTTCCTG GAATGGTTTCCACACACCAGAACCGCATGGCTGCTGGGCCCAGCCAG TCTGACCCTGCAGAGGAAGAGTGGTGCCGCGCTCTGTACGACTTCACGGCGCAGACGGACGAGGACCTCTCcttccagcagggggcgctcaTCCTGATCATGGACCGCGTGGACTCTGAGTGGAGCCGCGGACGCCTCGAGGATAGGGAGGGGTACTTCCCGGCGGCGTTCGTGGAACCCTGCGCGGGTAACGGCCGGGGGA CGCCGTCCAGCGAGCGTGTGCAGGAGGGCGGCGATGGGAGAGCCAGAGTGCTGTATGATTTCATCTCTGACTGCGAGGAGGAGCTGTCAATGAAG GTGGGGGATATTATAACCAATCTGGAGTCCATAGATGATGACTGGTTTCTTGGAAAGCTGAAGGGGAAACGTGGTTTGGTGCCTAAAAACTATGTCCAAGTGCTGCAAGAGCCCTGA